In the genome of Ensifer adhaerens, one region contains:
- a CDS encoding Threonine/homoserine/homoserine lactone efflux protein has product MDHFHQLGLVYLTYLITVASPGPSNMAIMGVAMNRGRAHAVALALGVLTGSLCWAGLAAAGISTLLTRYAEALIVMKIGGGLYLLFLAWKSAKSALSAKPGGFSEADPAGRLIYYRRGVLLHLTNPKSILGWVAIMSLGLRPDAPSHTLVAIIGGCAAIGFTIFVGYALLFSTAAMANGYRKARRAIEGALALVFGYAGLRLLLSKP; this is encoded by the coding sequence ATGGATCATTTTCACCAACTCGGCCTCGTCTATCTGACGTATCTGATCACGGTTGCAAGCCCCGGTCCCAGCAACATGGCCATCATGGGTGTGGCGATGAACCGGGGGCGGGCCCATGCCGTCGCGCTGGCGCTTGGCGTTTTGACCGGAAGCCTCTGCTGGGCAGGTCTTGCGGCCGCAGGGATTTCGACGCTGCTGACACGCTATGCCGAGGCTCTGATCGTCATGAAGATCGGTGGCGGGCTCTATCTGCTCTTTCTCGCCTGGAAATCGGCGAAGTCGGCCCTGTCGGCGAAGCCCGGCGGGTTCTCGGAGGCCGATCCGGCCGGCCGACTGATCTATTACCGGCGCGGCGTGTTGCTTCACCTGACCAACCCCAAATCCATTCTCGGTTGGGTCGCCATCATGTCGCTCGGCCTTCGGCCCGATGCGCCATCTCATACGCTGGTTGCGATCATCGGAGGCTGTGCTGCGATCGGTTTCACGATCTTTGTCGGGTATGCGCTGCTCTTTTCCACTGCGGCGATGGCGAATGGTTATCGCAAGGCGCGGCGGGCGATCGAGGGCGCGCTTGCGCTCGTCTTCGGCTATGCGGGGCTGCGGCTTCTTCTCTCCAAGCCCTGA
- a CDS encoding haloacid dehalogenase superfamily, subfamily IA, variant 3 with third motif having DD or ED has product MSLPRRPAAVIFDMDGLLFNTETLSFESAVTAAAHFGHTVEWDLFKTLIGRQWPDIRLRLLAALGETFDAETFRETWISHYQTLLELRLAIKPGVVEILDLLDRLSIPRAIATSSHRRAVDYKIGAFDITHRFHAIIAQGDYAKGKPEPDPFLTAAARLGIDPATCLALEDSHNGIRSAHAAGMMAVMVPDLLDPTDEIRPFCTVVAHDLHEVALMIENTA; this is encoded by the coding sequence ATGTCCCTCCCCCGCCGACCGGCCGCCGTGATCTTCGACATGGACGGCCTTCTGTTCAACACGGAAACGCTCTCCTTCGAATCCGCCGTCACCGCCGCCGCGCATTTCGGGCACACGGTTGAGTGGGACCTGTTCAAGACGCTCATCGGCCGCCAGTGGCCGGATATCCGGTTAAGACTGCTCGCGGCATTGGGCGAAACCTTCGACGCCGAGACGTTCCGCGAAACATGGATTTCGCATTACCAGACGCTTCTCGAACTCCGCCTCGCCATCAAGCCCGGCGTCGTAGAGATCCTCGACCTGCTGGACCGACTTTCGATCCCCCGCGCCATTGCGACCTCTTCGCACCGCCGGGCGGTCGATTACAAGATCGGTGCGTTCGATATCACCCACCGCTTCCACGCCATCATTGCCCAGGGCGATTATGCCAAGGGCAAGCCGGAACCCGATCCGTTCCTGACCGCCGCCGCCCGTCTCGGTATCGATCCAGCAACCTGTCTGGCGCTGGAAGACAGCCACAACGGCATACGCTCGGCGCACGCCGCCGGCATGATGGCGGTCATGGTGCCGGATCTTCTTGACCCAACCGACGAAATCCGCCCGTTCTGCACGGTCGTGGCGCATGACCTGCACGAGGTTGCGCTGATGATTGAAAACACAGCCTGA
- a CDS encoding Tat (twin-arginine translocation) pathway signal sequence: MDRRSFIKKAGVAGAGAAAAATTLAAPAIAQENPKITWRLTSSFPKSLDTIYGGAVDIAEHVSAATGGAFTIQTFAAGEIVPGLQALDAVAAGTVEAAHTTSYYFWGKEPTFAIGTALPFGLNARMSNAWFYQGNGNKLMNEFFATQGVYGLPAGNTGVQMGGWFRKEINTLDDLKGLKMRIAGLAGKVLEKVGVVPQQLAGGDIYPALEKGTIDAAEFVGPYDDAKLGFNKVAKYYYYPGFWEGGPVVHGFFNLEKYKNLPKHYQAILDDACAFANTNMMAKYDVKNPIALKELVGSGTQLRPFSQEIMEACYKAATEIYADLSAKSPYFKKTYDDQLAFKKDAYLWAQVGEYTFDTFMMIQQRSGKL, from the coding sequence ATGGATCGCCGTTCATTTATCAAGAAAGCTGGCGTTGCGGGGGCAGGCGCCGCTGCTGCTGCCACGACGCTGGCTGCCCCTGCCATCGCGCAGGAAAACCCGAAGATCACATGGCGTTTGACGTCGTCGTTCCCGAAATCGCTCGACACGATTTACGGTGGCGCAGTCGACATCGCAGAACATGTCTCGGCCGCAACCGGCGGTGCTTTCACTATCCAGACCTTTGCAGCGGGCGAAATCGTGCCCGGCCTGCAGGCACTGGATGCCGTGGCCGCCGGCACTGTGGAAGCAGCGCACACGACCTCCTATTACTTCTGGGGCAAGGAGCCGACTTTCGCGATCGGCACCGCGCTTCCCTTCGGCCTCAATGCCCGCATGTCGAATGCCTGGTTCTACCAGGGTAACGGCAACAAGCTGATGAACGAATTCTTCGCCACCCAGGGCGTCTACGGTCTTCCGGCCGGCAACACTGGCGTGCAGATGGGCGGCTGGTTCCGCAAGGAAATCAACACGCTGGACGACCTCAAGGGCCTGAAGATGCGCATCGCCGGCCTTGCTGGCAAGGTGCTCGAAAAAGTTGGCGTCGTGCCGCAGCAGCTCGCCGGCGGCGACATCTATCCGGCACTCGAAAAGGGCACAATCGACGCAGCCGAGTTCGTCGGCCCCTATGACGATGCCAAGCTGGGCTTCAACAAGGTCGCCAAGTACTACTATTATCCCGGTTTCTGGGAAGGCGGCCCGGTCGTTCACGGCTTCTTCAACCTGGAAAAGTACAAGAACCTGCCGAAGCACTATCAGGCGATTCTTGACGACGCCTGCGCCTTTGCCAACACCAACATGATGGCGAAGTACGACGTGAAGAACCCGATCGCGCTCAAGGAACTCGTCGGCTCCGGCACCCAGCTTCGCCCCTTCAGCCAGGAAATCATGGAAGCCTGCTACAAGGCCGCAACCGAAATCTATGCGGACCTGTCAGCCAAGAGCCCCTATTTCAAGAAGACCTATGACGACCAGCTGGCCTTCAAGAAGGATGCCTATCTCTGGGCGCAGGTGGGCGAATACACGTTCGACACCTTCATGATGATCCAGCAGCGCTCCGGCAAGCTCTGA
- a CDS encoding putative glutamine amidotransferase has translation MSMPVVAIPADIRELDGTTWHVVQTQYVNAAVKGAGLLPLIVPALESGHDIDEVLDRVDGVMLSGSRSNVHPSLYGKVAEEKDGPFDPARDATTMPLIRRAIERGIPLLAICRGIQELNVALGGTLASEIQEMPGISDHRREDVPDRDVQYKIHQTVRVKEGTCLAGALGSGEIRVNSLHRQAISTTAPNLAVEAVADDGTIEAVSVIGAKAFAVGVQWHPEYWVGKDGPSNALFKAFGDAVREFAAARKLTA, from the coding sequence ATGAGCATGCCGGTCGTCGCCATTCCTGCCGATATTCGCGAACTTGACGGAACGACCTGGCATGTGGTGCAGACCCAATATGTCAACGCCGCCGTCAAGGGCGCGGGCCTATTGCCGCTGATCGTACCGGCGCTGGAATCCGGCCACGACATTGACGAGGTGCTCGACCGGGTTGATGGGGTCATGCTTTCGGGATCGCGCTCCAATGTGCATCCATCGCTTTACGGCAAGGTCGCGGAAGAGAAGGACGGGCCCTTCGATCCGGCACGCGATGCAACGACCATGCCCCTCATCCGTCGTGCAATCGAGCGGGGCATTCCGCTTCTGGCGATCTGCCGTGGCATTCAGGAGTTGAACGTGGCGCTGGGCGGAACGCTGGCAAGCGAAATCCAGGAGATGCCCGGCATTTCCGATCATCGTCGCGAGGACGTTCCGGATCGTGACGTACAATACAAGATCCACCAGACGGTGCGCGTGAAGGAAGGAACCTGTCTTGCCGGGGCCCTCGGGTCCGGTGAGATCAGGGTCAATTCTCTGCACCGTCAGGCCATTTCCACCACTGCGCCCAATCTGGCAGTCGAGGCCGTTGCCGACGATGGGACGATCGAAGCCGTGTCCGTGATTGGCGCCAAGGCCTTTGCCGTTGGCGTCCAGTGGCACCCGGAATATTGGGTTGGCAAGGATGGTCCTTCGAACGCATTGTTCAAGGCCTTTGGCGACGCGGTGCGGGAATTTGCAGCCGCGCGCAAGCTCACGGCCTGA
- a CDS encoding Lactate dehydrogenase, with translation MSKVSILTAGKVHPRVIERLEPHFDLIRIDRPDPNLVTPDIAARVRGATGFNGMPAELMAALPKLEIVANFGVGYDGVNVAHAAANNIIVTNTPDVLNEEVADTTLGLLINTVRLLPRAETWLRDGRWEKDGAFMLSPLSLRGRSVGIYGLGRIGMEIAQRVAAFNLPVSYHTRHERKDVSYRYVATLEELADSVDTLICIVPKTPETHKTINADILKRLGPNGVLINVGRGWTVDEDALADALESGVIAAAGLDVFQDEPRVPARLVSLENACLLPHVASASVPTRNAMADLTAENLISWFENGRPVTPVPETPFKGRTA, from the coding sequence ATGTCGAAAGTCTCGATCCTCACCGCCGGCAAGGTCCATCCGCGCGTCATCGAGCGGCTGGAGCCGCATTTCGATCTCATCCGTATCGACAGGCCCGACCCGAACCTCGTCACTCCGGACATCGCCGCCCGGGTCCGCGGGGCGACCGGTTTCAACGGCATGCCGGCCGAGCTGATGGCAGCACTGCCAAAGCTTGAAATCGTCGCCAATTTCGGTGTGGGCTATGACGGCGTGAATGTCGCCCATGCCGCCGCCAACAACATCATCGTGACGAATACGCCGGATGTTCTGAACGAGGAAGTGGCGGACACGACGCTCGGCCTGCTGATCAACACTGTCCGTCTCCTGCCGCGCGCCGAAACCTGGCTGCGTGACGGCCGCTGGGAAAAGGACGGCGCCTTCATGCTCTCGCCGCTGTCACTGCGTGGCCGCTCCGTCGGGATCTACGGCCTTGGACGCATCGGCATGGAGATTGCCCAGCGCGTCGCAGCCTTCAACCTGCCGGTCAGCTACCACACGCGTCATGAACGGAAGGATGTCTCCTACCGCTATGTTGCGACGCTGGAGGAGCTCGCCGATTCCGTGGACACGCTGATCTGCATCGTTCCGAAAACGCCGGAAACCCACAAGACGATCAATGCGGACATCCTGAAGCGTCTCGGACCGAACGGCGTCCTCATCAACGTGGGTCGCGGCTGGACCGTTGACGAGGATGCGCTTGCCGACGCGCTGGAAAGTGGAGTGATCGCCGCCGCCGGCCTCGATGTCTTTCAGGACGAGCCCCGCGTTCCGGCACGCCTGGTCTCGCTTGAAAACGCCTGCCTGCTTCCCCACGTCGCCTCCGCCTCCGTTCCGACCCGCAATGCGATGGCGGACCTGACGGCGGAAAACCTGATCTCGTGGTTCGAGAATGGTCGTCCGGTGACCCCGGTTCCGGAAACGCCATTCAAGGGTCGAACCGCCTGA
- a CDS encoding transcriptional regulator, LacI family, translated as MAQKIKLSTIAESLGVSTATVSLALRDSPLVAAATREKIKEQSRALGYIYNRRAASLRTSRSGIIGVVVHDIQNPFYAEILKAIESELDRSSHTFILSNHYDSVEKQRNFIETLLQLGGDGVIMSPAIGTPREDLELAENNGMPAILVARSVENLDLPTYRGDDSYGISLATNHLIGLGHRTIAMVGGTDQTSTGRDRYQGYVNALKKANIPVDPALRIAGPRSKQGGFEAAVHFLSLPQKPTAAVCWNDLVAIGFMNGIARAGLMPGRDISVTGYDDLEEAAIATPGLTTVWNGQSEVGRLAARALLDKLSGSHEPDGMHLIKPEMRIRQSTAPLHRA; from the coding sequence GTGGCGCAAAAGATCAAGCTTTCAACGATCGCCGAATCCCTCGGCGTCTCGACCGCCACCGTTTCTCTCGCACTGCGCGACAGCCCGCTCGTGGCCGCCGCCACCCGCGAGAAGATCAAGGAACAGTCCCGCGCGCTCGGCTATATCTACAACCGTCGCGCCGCCAGCCTCAGAACCTCGCGCTCCGGCATTATCGGCGTCGTCGTGCACGACATCCAGAACCCGTTCTACGCCGAAATCCTCAAAGCCATCGAAAGCGAACTCGACCGCTCCAGCCACACCTTTATCCTGTCGAACCATTACGACTCGGTTGAAAAGCAGCGCAATTTCATCGAGACCCTGCTGCAGCTCGGTGGCGATGGCGTCATCATGTCGCCGGCCATCGGCACGCCGCGCGAAGATCTCGAACTGGCTGAGAACAACGGCATGCCGGCCATTCTGGTCGCCCGTTCCGTCGAGAACCTCGATCTGCCGACCTATCGCGGCGACGACAGCTACGGCATTTCGCTCGCCACCAACCACCTGATCGGCCTTGGCCATCGCACCATTGCCATGGTCGGCGGGACGGACCAGACCTCGACGGGCCGCGACCGCTACCAGGGCTATGTCAACGCGCTGAAAAAGGCGAATATCCCGGTGGATCCGGCGCTGCGCATCGCGGGTCCCCGCTCCAAGCAGGGCGGGTTCGAGGCGGCCGTGCATTTCCTGTCGCTACCGCAGAAGCCGACCGCCGCCGTCTGCTGGAACGACCTCGTCGCCATCGGCTTCATGAACGGCATTGCCCGTGCAGGCCTCATGCCGGGCCGCGACATTTCCGTCACCGGCTACGATGACCTCGAAGAAGCAGCGATTGCGACGCCCGGCCTCACCACCGTCTGGAACGGCCAGTCGGAAGTCGGACGCCTCGCCGCTCGCGCCCTGCTCGACAAGCTCTCGGGCAGCCACGAGCCGGACGGCATGCATCTCATCAAGCCGGAAATGCGTATCCGGCAATCCACCGCCCCCTTGCACCGGGCCTGA
- a CDS encoding DNA-binding transcriptional regulator, MarR family, with the protein MAKKNKDKKKDGKRNKSSASPADIAFEIAQVARQFRTLTSRTLSDVGLYGGQEGVMTALGEEDGLTAGAIANRLGVKPPTITRTITRMEAQGLLMRKGGDDGRQTTVWLTDNGRAKLANVETSSTTVMDAAFHDLDDKQMRRLLELLQQVSDNLEAALSAEG; encoded by the coding sequence ATGGCAAAGAAAAACAAGGACAAGAAAAAAGACGGCAAGCGCAACAAGTCGTCGGCCAGTCCGGCAGACATCGCCTTCGAGATCGCGCAGGTCGCCCGACAGTTCCGCACATTGACCTCCCGCACGCTGAGCGATGTCGGCCTCTATGGCGGACAGGAAGGCGTCATGACCGCGCTCGGCGAGGAAGATGGCCTGACGGCCGGGGCAATTGCCAACCGGCTCGGCGTCAAGCCTCCGACCATCACGCGCACGATAACCCGCATGGAAGCCCAAGGCCTGCTGATGCGCAAGGGCGGCGACGACGGCCGGCAGACCACGGTGTGGCTGACGGACAATGGCCGAGCCAAGCTGGCCAATGTGGAAACATCCAGCACCACGGTCATGGATGCAGCCTTCCACGATCTCGATGACAAACAGATGCGCCGCCTGCTCGAGCTTCTCCAGCAAGTCAGCGACAACCTGGAAGCCGCCCTCTCCGCCGAAGGTTGA
- a CDS encoding creatinine amidohydrolase, whose protein sequence is MSTLTNGQAAGKDDRIAVLPLGAHEQHGPHLPFATDTIIATGVARRAQTLLRDDLDVIFLPTEAVGYSIEHIDVEGTRTLTYGQAVERWLGIAERLSEEGIRRLVLLNAHGGNSPLMTIVATEARVRFGMLCVASSWTRFGAETGIVTPEEKALGIHGGEIETSVMLALAPELVNMEKARDFGSRQSDFIRDFKHLRAYGPHAFGWMMRDLNADGVAGNAALATAEKGRHMIDRAARGLIELLHDVARFDISLFDPTERS, encoded by the coding sequence GTGTCCACGCTGACGAATGGCCAAGCGGCAGGAAAAGACGATCGGATCGCTGTGCTGCCGCTGGGCGCCCATGAACAGCACGGGCCGCATCTGCCGTTTGCGACCGATACGATCATCGCAACGGGGGTGGCCCGCCGCGCCCAGACGCTGCTGCGGGATGATCTCGACGTGATCTTCCTGCCGACCGAGGCGGTCGGCTATTCGATCGAGCATATCGACGTGGAAGGCACGCGGACGCTGACCTACGGGCAAGCTGTCGAGCGCTGGCTGGGCATTGCTGAGCGGCTGAGCGAGGAGGGCATCCGCCGTCTCGTGCTGCTCAACGCCCATGGCGGAAACTCGCCGCTGATGACGATCGTGGCGACCGAGGCGCGGGTGCGGTTCGGTATGCTCTGCGTGGCGTCAAGCTGGACGCGCTTTGGGGCGGAAACCGGGATCGTGACGCCGGAGGAAAAGGCGCTCGGCATTCACGGCGGCGAGATCGAGACTTCGGTCATGCTGGCTCTTGCGCCGGAACTGGTGAACATGGAAAAGGCGCGGGACTTTGGCTCGCGGCAGAGCGATTTCATCCGCGACTTCAAGCATCTTCGCGCCTACGGACCGCATGCCTTCGGCTGGATGATGCGGGACCTCAATGCCGACGGTGTTGCAGGTAATGCGGCCCTCGCGACGGCGGAAAAGGGGCGCCATATGATCGATCGCGCCGCGCGTGGCCTGATCGAACTGCTGCATGATGTTGCTCGTTTCGATATCTCGCTGTTCGACCCTACAGAGAGGTCTTGA
- a CDS encoding transcriptional regulator, LysR family produces the protein MSDASLKEMQAVCRIAETGSFAQAADDLALTPSAVSKLVGRLEARLGIRLITRTTRRLSLTSEGAMYVARARDILAAVEDAEQEVMASAAEPSGLLRVNTGTAFGRYVLGPIIPDFLARYPKIRLDLGIADRQVDLIGEQWDVAIRMGQLGDPSLIARKIGESSRAICASPAYLERHGMPTSPAELVNHNCIVISGFPYLRRWPFASPEGVNLQEVGGSLITDSADVIVDMMLAGIGIGRLARLTVAQPLKDGRLVEILKDVHRIDPFPIHAIMPPGGNRSPKVRAFIDFLAAHPLLKTSL, from the coding sequence ATGTCCGATGCCTCCCTCAAAGAAATGCAGGCTGTCTGCCGGATCGCGGAAACGGGAAGTTTCGCGCAGGCGGCAGACGATCTCGCGCTGACGCCCTCTGCCGTGTCCAAGCTCGTGGGCCGTCTGGAGGCGAGGCTTGGTATCCGCCTCATCACCCGCACCACCCGCCGCCTGTCGCTGACGTCCGAGGGTGCCATGTACGTGGCCCGCGCCCGCGACATTCTCGCGGCCGTCGAGGACGCGGAACAGGAGGTCATGGCCAGCGCCGCCGAGCCCTCGGGCCTGCTGCGCGTCAACACCGGAACCGCTTTTGGACGCTATGTGCTGGGCCCCATCATTCCGGATTTCCTGGCGCGCTACCCGAAAATCCGTCTCGATCTCGGCATTGCCGATCGGCAGGTCGATCTGATCGGCGAGCAATGGGACGTGGCGATCCGCATGGGCCAGCTCGGCGACCCTTCGCTGATCGCCCGCAAGATCGGTGAATCCTCGCGCGCCATCTGCGCCAGCCCGGCCTATCTTGAACGCCACGGTATGCCGACATCACCGGCAGAGCTGGTCAACCATAATTGCATCGTGATTTCCGGATTTCCCTATCTCCGGCGCTGGCCTTTCGCCTCACCCGAAGGTGTGAACCTGCAGGAGGTCGGCGGCAGCCTGATCACTGACAGCGCCGATGTCATCGTCGACATGATGCTTGCCGGCATCGGCATCGGACGTCTGGCGCGCCTGACGGTGGCGCAGCCGCTGAAGGACGGACGCCTCGTCGAAATCCTGAAGGACGTGCACCGCATCGACCCCTTCCCGATTCATGCGATCATGCCGCCGGGCGGCAATCGCAGCCCCAAGGTCCGGGCCTTCATCGATTTCCTCGCGGCTCACCCGCTGCTCAAGACCTCTCTGTAG
- a CDS encoding GTPase, G3E family has translation MTEVQATKPIPVTVLTGYLGSGKTTLLNRILTENHGKKYAVIVNEFGEIGIDNDLIVESDEEIYEMNNGCVCCTVRGDLIRVVEGLMRRPGRFDGIIVETTGLADPVPVAQTFFMDDDVRSKTELDAVVALVDAKHLPLRLKDSREAEDQIAFADIVIINKTDLVSHDELHQVEDVVRAINPAARVMFAKRSEVDMAKILNQGAFNLEKAMENDPHFLDEYEDHVCGPDCDHDHDHGHHHHHDHDHHHHDHDHDHHHHDHGHHHGMPSAIHDVTVKSISLRAGEMNPDKFFPWIQKVTQTDGPKILRLKGIIAFAGDDERYVVQGVHMIIEGDHQRPWKEHEKRETRLVFIGRDLDQEKLERTFKACEAQTVAA, from the coding sequence ATGACCGAAGTGCAAGCGACCAAACCCATTCCCGTCACCGTGCTGACCGGCTATCTCGGCTCCGGCAAGACGACGCTGCTCAACAGGATCCTGACCGAGAACCACGGCAAGAAATATGCCGTCATCGTCAACGAGTTCGGCGAAATCGGCATCGATAACGACCTGATCGTCGAGTCGGACGAAGAAATCTACGAAATGAACAATGGCTGCGTCTGCTGCACCGTGCGCGGCGACCTGATCCGCGTCGTGGAAGGGCTGATGCGCCGTCCCGGCCGTTTCGACGGCATCATCGTCGAGACGACGGGCCTTGCCGACCCGGTTCCGGTCGCGCAGACTTTCTTCATGGACGACGATGTACGTTCCAAGACTGAACTCGATGCCGTCGTTGCGTTGGTCGACGCAAAGCATTTGCCGCTGCGTCTCAAGGACAGCCGCGAGGCCGAGGACCAGATCGCCTTTGCCGACATCGTGATCATCAACAAGACCGACCTCGTCTCCCACGACGAGCTGCATCAGGTCGAGGATGTCGTGCGCGCCATCAATCCGGCTGCCCGCGTGATGTTTGCCAAGCGCTCCGAAGTCGACATGGCCAAGATCCTCAACCAGGGCGCATTCAACCTCGAAAAGGCGATGGAAAACGATCCACATTTCCTCGACGAATACGAGGATCATGTCTGCGGTCCCGATTGCGACCACGATCATGACCATGGCCACCACCATCATCATGACCACGATCATCACCATCATGATCACGACCATGATCATCACCATCACGATCATGGTCATCACCACGGCATGCCGTCGGCCATCCATGACGTGACGGTGAAGTCGATTTCGCTGCGCGCCGGCGAGATGAACCCCGACAAGTTCTTCCCGTGGATTCAGAAAGTGACGCAGACGGACGGGCCGAAGATCCTTCGCCTCAAGGGCATCATCGCCTTTGCCGGCGACGACGAACGCTATGTCGTGCAGGGTGTGCACATGATCATCGAAGGCGATCACCAGCGTCCGTGGAAGGAACACGAGAAGCGCGAGACGCGCCTCGTCTTCATCGGCCGCGATCTCGACCAGGAAAAGCTGGAACGCACCTTCAAGGCCTGCGAAGCGCAGACGGTTGCGGCGTAA
- a CDS encoding Plasmid stabilization system protein ParE (non-canonical start codon;~manually curated) encodes MRVPCTLDFSDDARADLRAIQTYINQRNPVAAQRVIDAILLIAYQLESFPLLGRPGRVPGTREISVPQYPYFLVHTIADAFHLDVEAVLHGRRLYPPEPD; translated from the coding sequence ATTCGGGTTCCATGCACGTTAGATTTTTCGGACGATGCTCGCGCCGATCTTCGTGCCATTCAAACTTATATCAATCAAAGAAACCCGGTCGCCGCGCAGAGGGTTATCGACGCGATTCTTCTGATCGCCTATCAGCTTGAAAGCTTTCCTCTTCTTGGAAGGCCGGGGCGAGTGCCGGGAACGCGCGAAATTTCTGTGCCGCAATATCCCTATTTTCTCGTCCACACGATTGCCGATGCGTTTCACCTCGATGTCGAAGCGGTGCTTCATGGTCGACGACTTTATCCGCCAGAGCCGGATTGA
- a CDS encoding WD40 repeat produces MPTVAPLDLEGHIVGAHFLGDVPFFTSASGEVHRLDMGHKTVGAHEGLLASIKDDASNTLVTSGEDGKVNRIHGDGRVELLAEEPRKWISVIAAGPQGAIAYGVGKESKVRLADGTVKSFAEQRTVEAIAFAPKGLRIAAARYNGVTLHWVMTAGAPIDLDWKGAHNAVTFSPDGRFVVTAMQENALHGWKIDVKPGEEARHMRMTGYPAKVKSLSWSVKGKWLASSGAPAAIVWPFSAKDGPMGKPPLELGTRGNIMATAVSCHPAEEVVAIGFIDGMILLVRLADEKEVVLRRPGKGAITSMAWSKSGKMLAFASEAGDCGVVDIAG; encoded by the coding sequence ATGCCCACAGTTGCCCCGCTTGATCTCGAAGGCCACATCGTCGGCGCACATTTCCTCGGCGATGTTCCCTTCTTCACGTCAGCCTCCGGTGAGGTTCATCGCCTCGACATGGGGCACAAAACGGTCGGCGCGCATGAAGGGCTGCTTGCCTCCATCAAGGATGACGCCAGCAACACGCTGGTGACGTCTGGTGAGGACGGCAAGGTCAACCGCATTCACGGCGATGGACGTGTGGAGTTGCTGGCCGAGGAACCGCGCAAGTGGATTTCGGTGATTGCCGCGGGTCCACAGGGCGCGATTGCCTATGGTGTCGGCAAGGAGTCGAAGGTCCGGCTCGCCGATGGCACGGTGAAGAGTTTTGCCGAGCAGCGGACGGTCGAGGCTATTGCCTTTGCGCCCAAGGGCCTGCGCATTGCCGCCGCGCGCTATAACGGTGTGACGCTGCATTGGGTGATGACGGCGGGCGCGCCGATCGATCTCGACTGGAAGGGCGCGCATAATGCCGTGACCTTCTCGCCGGATGGGCGCTTCGTCGTCACGGCCATGCAGGAAAACGCGCTGCATGGCTGGAAGATCGACGTGAAGCCTGGGGAAGAGGCGCGTCACATGCGCATGACCGGCTATCCGGCCAAGGTGAAATCGCTCTCCTGGTCGGTCAAAGGCAAGTGGCTGGCCTCGTCCGGTGCGCCGGCGGCTATCGTCTGGCCGTTTTCGGCCAAGGACGGTCCGATGGGCAAGCCGCCGCTGGAACTCGGCACGCGCGGCAATATCATGGCGACCGCCGTCTCCTGCCATCCGGCGGAGGAGGTCGTGGCCATCGGATTCATCGACGGCATGATCCTTCTGGTTCGCCTGGCGGACGAGAAGGAAGTTGTGCTGCGTCGCCCCGGCAAGGGGGCGATTACCTCCATGGCCTGGTCGAAGTCCGGCAAGATGCTGGCTTTTGCCTCGGAAGCGGGCGATTGCGGCGTGGTCGACATCGCGGGGTGA
- a CDS encoding Uncharacterized conserved protein, DUF2267 family, whose translation MPQDYFHASRDFEKFIEDLKRISLLQTTHQCYTMVEAVLHAMRSHMSLRDALAFADCLPPVLRAIFVAHWDIDALVLPATDRAGLQREIVALRHNHNLSTPTALEDVGAALRQNMGPAEFDRLLDILPPDLSGFWR comes from the coding sequence ATGCCGCAGGACTATTTCCACGCATCGCGCGATTTTGAAAAGTTCATCGAAGATCTCAAGCGGATCTCCCTGCTGCAGACGACGCATCAATGCTACACGATGGTCGAGGCGGTGCTGCATGCGATGCGCAGTCATATGAGTCTGCGCGACGCGCTCGCCTTTGCGGATTGCCTGCCGCCCGTTCTCCGGGCCATTTTCGTTGCCCATTGGGATATCGATGCGCTTGTTCTGCCGGCGACCGATCGGGCGGGCTTGCAGCGTGAAATCGTGGCGCTGAGGCATAACCATAACCTCTCGACGCCAACGGCGCTGGAGGATGTCGGCGCGGCGCTCAGGCAAAACATGGGGCCTGCGGAATTCGATCGGCTGCTGGACATTTTGCCGCCGGACCTTAGCGGCTTCTGGCGCTGA